Proteins encoded within one genomic window of Hermetia illucens chromosome 2, iHerIll2.2.curated.20191125, whole genome shotgun sequence:
- the LOC119648299 gene encoding UDP-glucosyltransferase 2-like: protein MLKPLAVLLVISIFAVSCVNCSNILVILSFPPPSHHLWNEKIVNKLAERGHNITVLSVHLSKTTPKNVHYIHLEKTASHIWQKAVFTLNDITLEKSYRLIKIGYSYMQLICEGSLLSDGFKTLQNYPEHFKFDLIIHDINGGPCLLGLLHKFGYPPLVGISAYKYTPELADIIGGHYFPGYIPFVSMPFDTNMTFLQRLENICFTIVDYIYRHYVHIPQRDRLAASFYNYTLPSFQSLEQRTTVALLNIHSATDFNIPLGPNVIAVGGLEVDEPKPLPKDLEQFISTSKSGAILICFGTAVDSSMFPDEKQQMILDVVRKFPSYNFIWKFGKDISHDNISNLLIRKWLPQNDILAHPNIKLFISHGGGLSSNEATWHGVPLVVVPFYLDQIQNSRKSVLAGVGKTLNVQTMTAKDLEEAIRSVLEDSSYRDRAKTRSENFRDRPQSPMDTAIWWIEYVLRHPNPTHLRPPTLDLSLLQISSCDVILFLILVLAIIIWIIYLLVKKLFKTLAFKGKLKKKNQ from the exons ATGTTGAAACCCCTCGCAGTACTTCTCGTGATCAGTATTTTTGCTGTTTCGTGTGTGAATTGTTCCAATATTTTAGTTATTTTGTCATTCCCTCCTCCTAGCCACCATTTGTG GAATGAAAAGATCGTCAACAAATTAGCCGAACGTGGCCACAACATAACTGTCCTTTCGGTACATCTTTCAAAAACCACCCCTAAAAATGTTCACTACATTCACTTGGAGAAAACAGCGTCCCATATTTGGCAAAAAGCAGTTTTCACCCTAAACGATATCACCCTGGAAAAGAGCTACCGTTTAATAAAGATTGGATACTCTTATATGCAGCTTATCTGTGAGGGAAGCCTCCTTTCAGATGGATTCAAAACGCTCCAAAATTACCCAGAACATTTCAAATTTGATCTGATTATTCATGACATCAATGGTGGACCATGCCTTTTAGGCCTTCTACACAAGTTTGGATATCCGCCTCTAGTGGGGATATCTGCGTATAAATATACACCGGAACTTGCGGATATCATCGGGGGACATTATTTTCCAGGCTATATTCCGTTTGTCAGTATGCCATTCGATACGAACATGACTTTCTTGCAACGTTTGGAGAATATTTGCTTTACAATTGTGGATTACAT ATACAGACACTATGTTCATATTCCTCAGCGTGATAGGCTTGCCGCCTCCTTCTACAACTATACGCTCCCGTCGTTCCAGAGCCTTGAGCAGCGAACAACGGTGGCCTTGCTAAATATCCATTCAGCGACTGATTTTAACATTCCTTTAGGACCAAACGTGATTGCAGTTGGTGGATTAGAAGTGGACGAACCCAAGCCGCTTCCAAAGGATCTAGAACAATTCATTTCCACGTCAAAATCAGGCGCAATTTTAATATGTTTTGGAACCGCCGTGGACTCCTCAATGTTCCCTGATGAAAAGCAACAAATGATTTTAGATGTAGTTCGAAAATTTCCCAGCTATAATTTTATATGGAAATTCGGAAAAGATATATCACATGACAACATATCAAATCTGTTGATAAGGAAGTGGTTGCCGCAGAATGATATCCTTG CTCATCCAAATATTAAACTGTTTATATCACACGGCGGCGGACTAAGTTCAAACGAAGCAACCTGGCATGGGGTTCCTCTGGTTGTCGTTCCATTTTACCTAGACCAAATACAG AATTCACGAAAATCTGTTCTTGCTGGTGTtgggaagactttgaatgtgcaAACCATGACCGCCAAGGATTTGGAAGAAGCAATTCGTTCAGTATTGGAAGACAGCTCATACAGGGATCGTGCTAAAACTCGATCAGAAAACTTTCGAGACCGCCCTCAATCCCCGATGGACACAGCTATCTGGTGGATTGAGTACGTACTACGCCATCCAAACCCGACACACTTGCGACCGCCAACATTGGATTTAAGTTTACTGCAAATCAGCTCCTGTGATGTTATCCTGTTTTTGATACTAGTTTTAGCCATTATAATTtggattatttatttattggtgaaaaaattgtttaaaacatTAGCATTTAAAggcaaattgaagaaaaagaaccaataa